The proteins below come from a single uncultured Dethiosulfovibrio sp. genomic window:
- a CDS encoding peptide ABC transporter substrate-binding protein — translation MRVSRKLLKAIGTVVTIAMLGSLSFAAEVKLDENQFVNDYLVADPSTMDLTLRSDTYSSTMMRNVMEGLVRMEEKDGDYMMVPSGSKGWEVSDDGRVWTFHLRENHWEDGVPVTAGQYVYSLQRAADPKTGSPNSFFLEALLNFSQVNKGEMEVSELGVKAIDDMTLEITLSAPTPAFLSMINETIYYPLRKDKVEEWGDKYGSEARYFIANGPFRIDSWVRNNSMTLVKNEKYWDAEKVKLDKVNIAIMPDETTYYNAFLSGELDFVIAGQAEWVDRFKGTKSTFNPYATATLSYAFYNNKDDLFKNANVRKAFTICVDREDINEMCFGGLRIPTYGWVVPTISVGDINYREAAGDMIAEMGGELKAQGKTPKDLLIEGMKELGLGDDPSKLDVTFSLAGTSEWFRTMGEYLQQVYKTELGVNVKISYSEWGIFYDNVQKGNYQIGFMAWGAYYNDPYDVLSLFVSSYDAIKTGWSDDRFDELIRRSATEMDPEKRLKDYIEAETILIKEHCVVSPVATSRINQFLKPYVNGFPTLGFSGMGYKYMYTTGR, via the coding sequence GTGAGAGTATCAAGAAAGCTACTGAAGGCAATAGGAACGGTCGTCACGATAGCCATGTTAGGATCGTTGTCCTTCGCCGCCGAGGTCAAGCTGGACGAGAACCAGTTCGTCAACGACTATCTGGTCGCCGACCCGTCCACCATGGACCTAACCCTTCGTTCGGACACCTACTCCAGCACCATGATGAGAAACGTCATGGAGGGACTGGTCAGAATGGAGGAGAAGGACGGAGACTACATGATGGTCCCATCTGGATCAAAAGGCTGGGAAGTCAGCGACGACGGCAGGGTCTGGACCTTCCATCTGAGGGAGAACCACTGGGAGGACGGGGTTCCTGTCACAGCGGGACAGTACGTCTACAGCCTTCAGAGGGCCGCCGACCCCAAGACCGGCTCACCTAACAGCTTCTTCCTTGAAGCTCTCCTCAACTTCTCACAGGTCAACAAAGGCGAGATGGAGGTCTCGGAGCTTGGCGTGAAGGCCATAGACGACATGACGCTGGAGATAACCCTCTCCGCCCCGACCCCGGCATTTTTAAGCATGATCAACGAGACCATCTACTACCCTCTTCGCAAAGACAAGGTCGAGGAGTGGGGGGACAAATACGGCTCTGAAGCCAGGTATTTTATCGCTAACGGTCCATTCAGGATAGATTCCTGGGTCAGAAATAACTCCATGACCTTGGTCAAAAACGAGAAGTACTGGGACGCCGAGAAAGTCAAGCTGGACAAGGTCAACATAGCCATAATGCCCGACGAGACCACCTACTACAACGCCTTCCTGAGCGGTGAGCTCGACTTTGTGATAGCCGGACAGGCGGAATGGGTGGATCGTTTCAAGGGCACAAAATCCACCTTCAACCCCTACGCCACCGCCACTCTTTCCTACGCCTTTTACAATAACAAGGACGACCTGTTTAAAAACGCCAACGTGAGAAAGGCTTTCACGATCTGCGTAGACAGAGAGGACATCAACGAGATGTGCTTCGGAGGCCTGAGGATACCTACCTACGGATGGGTCGTCCCAACCATTTCCGTCGGGGATATAAACTACCGGGAGGCCGCCGGCGATATGATAGCCGAGATGGGGGGAGAGCTGAAGGCTCAAGGGAAAACCCCCAAAGACCTCCTCATAGAGGGGATGAAGGAACTCGGCCTGGGTGACGATCCCTCGAAGCTCGACGTAACCTTCTCCCTGGCCGGGACCAGCGAGTGGTTCAGAACCATGGGCGAGTATCTCCAACAGGTCTATAAGACCGAGCTCGGAGTCAACGTCAAGATAAGCTACTCCGAGTGGGGAATATTCTACGACAACGTTCAGAAGGGCAACTACCAGATAGGCTTTATGGCATGGGGTGCCTACTACAACGATCCTTACGACGTGCTCTCCCTTTTCGTCTCCAGCTACGACGCCATCAAGACCGGCTGGAGCGACGACCGGTTCGACGAGCTTATCCGGAGATCGGCCACCGAGATGGACCCGGAGAAAAGGCTTAAAGACTACATTGAGGCGGAGACTATACTCATAAAGGAACACTGCGTCGTATCTCCTGTCGCTACCTCCAGGATCAACCAGTTCCTGAAGCCCTACGTCAACGGCTTCCCGACCCTGGGATTCTCCGGCATGGGCTACAAGTATATGTACACCACCGGCAGGTAG